One Epinephelus lanceolatus isolate andai-2023 chromosome 10, ASM4190304v1, whole genome shotgun sequence genomic region harbors:
- the LOC117266506 gene encoding uncharacterized protein LOC117266506 isoform X1 yields MDEAAAAAAINEDGAANNPRNGDTVSENNVGSSAEDTAQDTADGVFCCRDCGEAFREEAAYLEHRHQHSQENVYLDDQLDDLHDAEKDNETANFCTLCSLSFVEPSEFHLHMENSHGRTSQKEPGIQINSGITKHHTYECPDCGKCYGVIGHFLNHQRSHRQASKSVFHDLEHLKKKSFQCESCGRNYSRASALDAHRRCHEEKLVKSRNRSSGDACPTEESIVEAKPVENQANDTPEKTFKCSCGKAFTALMRLKTHQRFSRNSQCSPEEKQEKPKKGLNEFYCSECKKAFSGHIALFNHQRWHENHSHDSAKRYPCEECGKVFMTLTFYYRHQRMAHSDETPAKSFLHQVCQLQKKAFECKDCGLKFSRASALHSHQLHHTDVFRETEKEAQTGTSLLPQQKTLESKTKDTEQEEVKSENMLPTSITEEDSHANETDEELESYEPGDFNVQVISASESEDEPVQDLNPDLELLCESDQEVRDDGSAGVSSGIPVSKPGLDLKIVQIDFGEADEPCALVAREAGSKTTGERFDCPECYRWFSSASSLRVHRMWHGVRKRKQQTQGQSVAAHTCDTSGHETSSYAAHCSDIQQHKNQNTSNDDDEAEGLEKKNLTCNECGKCFSRLSALVSHQLHHPKRKQFQCPHCMMSYSYAASLFNHMKNCSTQKKENISATKKEYNPKKTLLGPKIYHCEQCGKGFWSLGAYSHHKQSQTQCVDLRLRKGVTGSLHSVNGHPRFKVACPVCGRKFRHKGIMALHMRKHENGNHKCELCNRSFRLFSSLLRHQVVHNDQLLPPPIKSFQHQVEQLKKNTYSCPDCGKLFSRAKALQFHMKSHGYETGHSPSSPRSAVTLEDLQCATCLAHFSNKASLRAHQKLCIKREPSENNDSLTWHKDSVDVSRQKSSEQITVHTEVKSEIDSGELKMEIQTDEGNLENPGTTNLKYKCKKCDRSFSVVGALNFHKRIHAEGYKSVEKANLGMPIMLKKPKQEEPSKGLFHCSDCGRRFMSNSALGSHKRWHKEKKFSRSLLKDDDLKSVSHKTEDGPFQCHKCGKQFFNHLVLQRHQTFNPQCQTKTEPESGSGKSVESNSTLENSEFSCPECHKTFEQGSILAAHYENEHTNTLTAGDHQGDGLGVVEQVPEHVKVNLNGSKPVSSTLMPKAHQCPFCSLVFAKARGLRAHKWQAHSKRTKGKKPDILRMKPVPIAPKCEVKQTHDISTVAVKNSPVARGKKKIPSDPTPHVNSVLCLDCGKQCSSPNTLLDHKKECPVIKHESKQVIQTPETMADVSPPLSRLSEHTAKCLFKCDKCGKAFQTEEQLGSHKTKAKSRPYCCALCCHGFWTENQLQQHLAWHDEVRCRLPNEVRYRLSAAMTSKPLKPNIPSADATGTSFPSPDSKSQSSHKCQHCGKAFLSPTALQKHETQHCNNDSYHCSICPRTFSEIQDLIDHHQECIGDYKRQSDAPAAVSSGDTNGLTCLECGTTFCQETDLHQHYIEHARRVY; encoded by the exons ATGGAcgaagctgctgctgccgctgcgaTCAATGAGGACGGAGCTGCTAACAACCCCCGCAATGGAGACACAGTGTCTGAAAACAACGTCGGTTCGTCGGCTGAGGACACCGCCCAGGACACCGCTGATG GGGTTTTCTGCTGTCGGGATTGCGGGGAAGCCTTCAGAGAGGAGGCAGCCTACTTGGAGCATCGCCATCAGCACTCGCAAGAAAACGTGTATTTAGACGACCAGTTGGATGATTTACATGATGCAGAAAAGGACAATGAAACAGCTAATTTCTGTACTTTATGTTCACTCTCATTTGTTGAACCGAGTGAATTCCACTTGCATATGGAGAACAGCCATGGTCGAACCTCTCAAAAGGAGCCTGGTATTCAAATAAATTCTGGGATAACAAAGCACCACACCTATGAATGTCCAGACTGTGGGAAATGTTATGGTGTGATCGGACACTTTCTCAACCATCAACGGTCACACAGACAAGCCTCGAAATCTGTTTTTCATGACCTTGAACATTTGAAAAAGAAGTCGTTTCAGTGTGAGTCTTGTGGGCGGAATTATTCTCGCGCTTCAGCTCTGGATGCGCACCGTCGCTGTCATGAGGAGAAGTTAGTAAAGTCACGAAACAGGAGTTCGGGAGATGCATGTCCCACTGAGGAGTCAATAGTTGAAGCCAAGCCTGTTGAAAACCAGGCGAATGACACTCCTGAAAAAACTTTTAAGTGTTCATGTGGGAAAGCTTTTACTGCTCTGATGCGCCTTAAAACACATCAAAGATTTAGCCGCAACAGTCAGTGCTCTCCAGAGGAAAAGCAAGAAAAACCAAAGAAAGGCCTCAACGAGTTTTACTGTAGTGAGTGTAAGAAGGCTTTCAGCGGCCATATCGCCCTCTTTAACCATCAGCGATGGCATGAGAATCACTCACATGATTCTGCGAAAAGATACCCATGTGAGGAATGTGGGAAAGTATTTATGACTCTAACGTTCTACTACAGACATCAGCGCATGGCACACAGTGACGAGACCCCGGCAAAGTCGTTTCTTCATCAGGTGTGTCAGCTGCAGAAGAAGGCATTTGAATGTAAAGATTGTGGGCTAAAGTTTTCCAGGGCCTCAGCACTTCACTCCCATCAGCTTCATCACACGGATGTTTTCAGAGAAACGGAGAAGGAGGCTCAGACGGGCACCTCTCTGCTACCTCAACAGAAAACTCtggaaagcaaaacaaaagacacTGAGCAGGAAGAAGTGAAATCGGAGAACATGCTTCCCACCAGTATAACTGAAGAAGACTCACATGCAAATGAGACTGATGAAGAGTTGGAGAGTTATGAACCTGGGGACTTTAATGTACAGGTGATCAGTGCGAGTGAATCTGAGGACGAGCCCGTCCAAGACCTCAATCCTGATCTTGAGCTGCTGTGTGAATCAGATCAGGAAGTAAGAGATGACGGCAGCGCTGGAGTTTCCTCTGGTATCCCTGTTTCAAAACCAGGGCTGGATTTGAAAATTGTACAAATTGACTTTGGGGAAGCTGACGAGCCGTGTGCACTGGTAGCGAGGGAAGCCGGGAGTAAAACAACAGGAGAAAGATTTGATTGTCCAGAGTGTTACCGTTGGTTTTCTAGTGCTTCATCACTGCGTGTTCACAGAATGTGGCATGGCGTTCGTAAGAGGAAACAGCAGACTCAAGGTCAGTCAGTGGCAGCTCACACATGTGACACATCTGGACACGAAACCAGTAGCTATGCAGCACACTGCAGTGACATACAACAACACAAGAATCAAAACACTagcaatgatgatgatgaggcaGAGGGACTGGAGAAGAAAAATTTGACATGTAATGAGTGTGGTAAATGCTTCTCACGTTTATCTGCTTTAGTCTCCCATCAGCTGCATCATcccaaaagaaaacagtttcaaTGCCCACATTGCATGATGTCTTATTCGTATGCAGCCAGCCTGTTTAATCATATGAAAAACTGCTCCACACAGAAAAAGGAGAATATTTCAGCCACTAAGAAAGAATACAATCCAAAGAAAACCCTCCTAGGCCCAAAGATTTATCATTGCGAACAATGCGGGAAAGGTTTTTGGTCTCTAGGAGCTTACTCCCACCACAAGCAAAGTCAGACTCAGTGTGTAGATTTGAGGCTAAGAAAAGGGGTCACAGGGTCTTTGCACTCTGTTAATGGACACCCGCGCTTCAAGGTTGCATGTCCAGTGTGTGGTAGAAAGTTTCGTCACAAAGGCATTATGGCACTGCACATGCGAAAACACGAAAACGGGAATCACAAGTGTGAACTCTGCAACAGATCGTTCCGTCTCTTCTCCAGCCTCCTCAGACACCAGGTTGTGCATAATGACCAGTTACTCCCACCGCCCATTAAGTCTTTTCAGCATCAGGTGGAGCAGCTGAAAAAGAACACCTACAGCTGTCCTGACTGCGGGAAGCTGTTTTCACGGGCAAAAGCACTTCAGTTTCACATGAAAAGCCATGGGTACGAGACTGGGCACTCGCCATCATCGCCAAGATCTGCTGTCACGCTTGAGGATCTGCAGTGTGCAACGTGCCTcgcacatttcagcaacaaggCCTCTTTGAGGGCTCATCAGAAACTTTGCATTAAAAGAGAACCCTCAGAAAATAATGATTCCTTGACATGGCACAAAGATAGTGTGGATGTCAGCAGACAGAAAAGCTCTGAGCAAATAACAGTACATACTGAAGTAAAGAGTGAAATAGACAGTGGGGAGCTAAAGATGGAAATTCAAACAGACGAAGGCAACTTAGAAAACCCAGGCACAACCAATTTGaaatacaaatgcaaaaagTGTGACAGAAGCTTTTCAGTAGTCGGAGCTTTAAATTTTCATAAAAGAATTCATGCTGAAGGTTACAAATCTGTAGAAAAAGCTAACTTGGGCATGCCCATAATGCTTAAGAAACCTAAGCAGGAAGAGCCGAGTAAAGGACTATTTCACTGTTCAGACTGTGGGAGGAGATTCATGTCCAACTCTGCCCTAGGCTCCCACAAAAGATggcacaaagaaaagaaattttCACGATCCTTGCTTAAAGATGATGATTTGAAATCCGTTAGCCACAAGACAGAGGACGGACCTTTTCAGTGCCACAAATGTGGCAAACAGTTTTTTAACCATCTTGTTCTCCAGCGCCACCAGACGTTTAATCCTCAGTGTCAAACCAAAACTGAGCCTGAGTCCGGTTCTGGCAAGAGTGTCGAGAGCAACAGCACACTGGAAAATTCAGAGTTTTCGTGTCCAGAATGTCACAAAACATTTGAGCAAGGCTCAATTCTGGCTGCCCACTATGAAAATGAACACACTAACACTTTGACAGCTGGAGATCATCAAGGAGACGGGCTCGGCGTGGTTGAACAAGTCCCAGAACACGTTAAAGTCAACTTGAATGGGAGTAAGCCCGTATCATCAACACTGATGCCAAAAGCTCACCAGTGTCCTTTCTGCTCTTTGGTTTTTGCTAAAGCAAGGGGTCTGCGTGCCCACAAATGGCAGGCCCACTCAAAGAGGACAAAAGGTAAAAAGCCGGATATTTTGAGAATGAAACCGGTGCCCATTGCCCCAAAGTGTGAAGTCAAACAGACGCACGACATCAGTACAGTGGCGGTGAAAAATAGCCCTGTTGccagaggaaagaagaaaatccCATCAGACCCCACACCACATGTGAACTCTGTCCTATGTCTCGACTGTGGGAAGCAGTGCAGTTCTCCCAACACCCTCCTTGACCATAAGAAGGAGTGCCCGGTGATAAAGCATGAGTCTAAACAGGTGATCCAAACTCCTGAAACCATGGCAGACGTTTCCCCACCCCTGAGCCGCCTGTCTGAGCATACAGCCAAATGCCTCTTCAAGTGTGATAAGTGTGGGAAAGCTTTCCAAACAGAGGAACAACTGGGAAGCCATAAAACCAAGGCGAAAAGCCGACCTTATTGTTGCGCCCTGTGCTGCCACGGCTTTTGGACTGAGAACCAGCTGCAGCAACACCTCGCCTGGCACGATGAAGTCCGCTGTCGTCTCCCCAACGAGGTTCGCTACAGGCTCAGCGCTGCTATGACCTCAAAGCCTTTAAAACCCAACATCCCCTCTGCTGACGCCACAGGGACGTCCTTTCCATCCCCAGACAGCAAGTCACAAAGTAGCCATAAGTGCCAGCATTGTGGCAAAGCCTTTCTCTCACCGACTGCGTTACAAAAACACGAAACTCAGCACTGTAACAACGACTCGTATCATTGCTCTATCTGCCCCAGGACCTTCAGTGAGATACAGGACCTTATCGATCATCATCAGGAATGTATCGGTGATTACAAAAGGCAGAGTGATGCCCCCGCTGCTGTCTCCTCAGGAGATACCAATGGCCTTACTTGCCTCGAATGTGGAACTACTTTTTGTCAAGAAACTGATTTGCACCAGCACTACATTGAACATGCCCGCAGAGTGTATTAA
- the LOC117266506 gene encoding uncharacterized protein LOC117266506 isoform X2, translating into MDEAAAAAAINEDGAANNPRNGDTVSENNVGSSAEDTAQDTADGVFCCRDCGEAFREEAAYLEHRHQHSQENVYLDDQLDDLHDAEKDNETANFCTLCSLSFVEPSEFHLHMENSHGRTSQKEPGIQINSGITKHHTYECPDCGKCYGVIGHFLNHQRSHRQASKSVFHDLEHLKKKSFQCESCGRNYSRASALDAHRRCHEEKLVKSRNRSSGDACPTEESIVEAKPVENQANDTPEKTFKCSCGKAFTALMRLKTHQRFSRNSQCSPEEKQEKPKKGLNEFYCSECKKAFSGHIALFNHQRWHENHSHDSAKRYPCEECGKVFMTLTFYYRHQRMAHSDETPAKSFLHQVCQLQKKAFECKDCGLKFSRASALHSHQLHHTDVFRETEKEAQTGTSLLPQQKTLESKTKDTEQEEVKSENMLPTSITEEDSHANETDEELESYEPGDFNVQVISASESEDEPVQDLNPDLELLCESDQEVRDDGSAGVSSGIPVSKPGLDLKIVQIDFGEADEPCALVAREAGSKTTGERFDCPECYRWFSSASSLRVHRMWHGVRKRKQQTQVKQSSITCEDCGLEFTHWDVFKTHLHQHALEEEEEEEEEDAQTGDNMNSAAELDSGKAGENKGEKTGGDADGCDMSSSSQTQPSDLTQGVKFTCSVCGKVYKYWSPYLKHQKVCGKPTKKPPQSVQNLRDYQCPDCGMSFIRRARLLGHLRVHRSFNSKPPRCDQCNKDFSSLKAWMAHIDLHKQRPFWCLSCAKGFNDEASLDEHLRFHSLKEHKCDICSKSFNLPIQLRNHYRSHTRAKPYLCKICGKSFISPGKLIFHRRKHLRAHVASSGIPLGIKNSAIIAKKQVIKKQRLMLATVREVPEMYANMERLPGNKERMREEFAKLFEDADSEDADSEDSDSEDSDCGDPAHHYRLSKPPRSAGSDAPDELQSETVQPQTGQEVDESESQETDMYTEHKYWEWECIDCDMGFDKVEELHLHYIQHATGELPIPQDDM; encoded by the exons ATGGAcgaagctgctgctgccgctgcgaTCAATGAGGACGGAGCTGCTAACAACCCCCGCAATGGAGACACAGTGTCTGAAAACAACGTCGGTTCGTCGGCTGAGGACACCGCCCAGGACACCGCTGATG GGGTTTTCTGCTGTCGGGATTGCGGGGAAGCCTTCAGAGAGGAGGCAGCCTACTTGGAGCATCGCCATCAGCACTCGCAAGAAAACGTGTATTTAGACGACCAGTTGGATGATTTACATGATGCAGAAAAGGACAATGAAACAGCTAATTTCTGTACTTTATGTTCACTCTCATTTGTTGAACCGAGTGAATTCCACTTGCATATGGAGAACAGCCATGGTCGAACCTCTCAAAAGGAGCCTGGTATTCAAATAAATTCTGGGATAACAAAGCACCACACCTATGAATGTCCAGACTGTGGGAAATGTTATGGTGTGATCGGACACTTTCTCAACCATCAACGGTCACACAGACAAGCCTCGAAATCTGTTTTTCATGACCTTGAACATTTGAAAAAGAAGTCGTTTCAGTGTGAGTCTTGTGGGCGGAATTATTCTCGCGCTTCAGCTCTGGATGCGCACCGTCGCTGTCATGAGGAGAAGTTAGTAAAGTCACGAAACAGGAGTTCGGGAGATGCATGTCCCACTGAGGAGTCAATAGTTGAAGCCAAGCCTGTTGAAAACCAGGCGAATGACACTCCTGAAAAAACTTTTAAGTGTTCATGTGGGAAAGCTTTTACTGCTCTGATGCGCCTTAAAACACATCAAAGATTTAGCCGCAACAGTCAGTGCTCTCCAGAGGAAAAGCAAGAAAAACCAAAGAAAGGCCTCAACGAGTTTTACTGTAGTGAGTGTAAGAAGGCTTTCAGCGGCCATATCGCCCTCTTTAACCATCAGCGATGGCATGAGAATCACTCACATGATTCTGCGAAAAGATACCCATGTGAGGAATGTGGGAAAGTATTTATGACTCTAACGTTCTACTACAGACATCAGCGCATGGCACACAGTGACGAGACCCCGGCAAAGTCGTTTCTTCATCAGGTGTGTCAGCTGCAGAAGAAGGCATTTGAATGTAAAGATTGTGGGCTAAAGTTTTCCAGGGCCTCAGCACTTCACTCCCATCAGCTTCATCACACGGATGTTTTCAGAGAAACGGAGAAGGAGGCTCAGACGGGCACCTCTCTGCTACCTCAACAGAAAACTCtggaaagcaaaacaaaagacacTGAGCAGGAAGAAGTGAAATCGGAGAACATGCTTCCCACCAGTATAACTGAAGAAGACTCACATGCAAATGAGACTGATGAAGAGTTGGAGAGTTATGAACCTGGGGACTTTAATGTACAGGTGATCAGTGCGAGTGAATCTGAGGACGAGCCCGTCCAAGACCTCAATCCTGATCTTGAGCTGCTGTGTGAATCAGATCAGGAAGTAAGAGATGACGGCAGCGCTGGAGTTTCCTCTGGTATCCCTGTTTCAAAACCAGGGCTGGATTTGAAAATTGTACAAATTGACTTTGGGGAAGCTGACGAGCCGTGTGCACTGGTAGCGAGGGAAGCCGGGAGTAAAACAACAGGAGAAAGATTTGATTGTCCAGAGTGTTACCGTTGGTTTTCTAGTGCTTCATCACTGCGTGTTCACAGAATGTGGCATGGCGTTCGTAAGAGGAAACAGCAGACTCAAG TCAAACAGAGCAGCATTACATGTGAGGATTGTGGACTGGAGTTTACACACTGGGACGTCTTCAAGACACACCTGCACCAGCATGCcctggaagaggaggaggaggaggaggaggaggacgccCAGACGGGAGACAACATGAATTCTGCAGCAGAACTGGATTCTGGGAAAGCAGGCGAAAACAAAGGTGAAAAAACGGGCGGTGATGCAGATGGGTGTGACATGAGCAGTTCATCGCAAACACAACCCTCAGACTTGACACAAGGTGTCAAGTTTACCTGCTCGGTCTGTGGGAAGGTTTACAAATATTGGTCTCCATACTTAAAACACCAAAAGGTGTGTGGAAAGCccacaaaaaaacccccacagaGTGTCCAGAATCTACGTGATTATCAGTGTCCAGACTGCGGGATGTCTTTTATCAGGCGAGCGCGGCTGCTTGGTCACCTGAGAGTTCACAGGTCGTTTAACTCGAAGCCTCCCAGATGTGATCAGTGTAACAAAGACTTCAGCTCTCTAAAGGCATGGATGGCTCACATCGATCTCCACAAACAGAGACCGTTTTGGTGTTTAAGTTGTGCCAAAGGCTTTAATGACGAGGCATCACTAGATGAACACCTGCGGTTTCACAGTCTGAAGGAACACAAGTGCGATATTTGCAGCAAGAGCTTCAACTTGCCCATACAGCTCAGGAACCACTACAGATCCCACACTAGGGCAAAACCTTACCTGTGCAAAATCTGTGGCAAAAGCTTCATCAGTCCTGGAAAACTAATTTTTCACAGAAGAAAGCATCTTAGAGCTCATGTTGCGTCCAGCGGGATCCCTCTAGGGATCAAGAATTCTGCGATTATTGCAAAGAAGCAAGTGATTAAAAAACAGAGACTTATGCTAGCTACTGTCAGAGAGGTGCCAGAGATGTATGCAAACATGGAAAGGCTGCCAGGAAATAAAGAACGTATGAGAGAAGAATTTGCAAAGCTGTTTGAGGATGCAGACTCTGAGGATGCAGACTCTGAGGACTCAGATTCTGAGGACTCAGATTGTGGAGATCCTGCGCATCACTACAGGCTTTCAAAACCACCCCGCTCGGCTGGATCTGATGCACCTGACGAGCTGCAATCAGAAACTGTGCAGCCCCAAACAGGACAGGAGGTGGACGAGAGTGAGTCCCAGGAAACAGACATGTACACGGAGCATAAGTATTGGGAATGGGAGTGTATTGACTGTGATATGGGCTTTGATAAAGTGGAGGAGCTGCATTTGCACTACATACAACATGCTACTGGAGAGCTGCCGATACCACAGGATGATATGTAG